A genomic window from Spiroplasma helicoides includes:
- the ispH gene encoding 4-hydroxy-3-methylbut-2-enyl diphosphate reductase, which produces MEVIKIIPRGFCLGVVKSIKMAKEALKKYGDKSIYMIGLLVHNKIVVKELEEQGIKVIDDWKKSRMDIIKTIPKNSVVIFSAHGTDEKVIKKAEELGLIIIDTKCEWVLETEELIKKHISNDYDVIFIGKHHHPETIALTSIDFNKVHLVTNIDEVNKLKIENEKIFVTNQTTLSIIDTDLIYKEIKAKYPKCVFKNDLCEATLVRQKAVLDLDSNKVDLLYVVGDERSNNTLKLVELGNSIGIKSLRINDKSEIDLNDLKNTKVVAVTAGASTASVVQNDVIKFLETI; this is translated from the coding sequence ATGGAAGTTATTAAGATTATTCCAAGAGGTTTTTGTTTGGGTGTTGTTAAATCTATAAAAATGGCCAAAGAGGCTTTAAAAAAATATGGAGATAAATCTATATATATGATTGGTTTATTAGTTCATAACAAAATAGTTGTAAAAGAGTTAGAAGAACAAGGAATAAAAGTAATAGATGATTGAAAAAAATCTAGAATGGATATTATTAAGACTATACCTAAAAATAGTGTTGTAATTTTTTCTGCTCATGGAACCGATGAAAAAGTGATTAAAAAAGCAGAAGAACTTGGGTTAATTATCATAGATACAAAATGTGAATGAGTTTTAGAAACAGAAGAGTTAATAAAAAAGCATATCTCAAATGATTACGATGTTATTTTTATAGGTAAACATCATCACCCTGAAACCATTGCTTTAACTAGTATTGATTTTAATAAAGTACATTTGGTTACAAATATAGATGAAGTTAATAAACTTAAAATAGAAAATGAAAAAATATTTGTGACAAACCAAACAACTCTATCTATAATAGATACCGATTTGATATACAAAGAAATAAAAGCAAAATATCCAAAATGTGTATTTAAAAACGATTTATGCGAAGCAACCTTAGTTAGACAAAAAGCTGTTCTGGACCTTGATTCAAATAAAGTTGACTTGTTGTATGTTGTTGGCGATGAAAGAAGTAATAATACTTTGAAATTAGTTGAATTAGGTAATTCTATAGGCATAAAAAGTCTTAGAATTAATGATAAAAGTGAAATTGACTTAAATGATTTAAAAAATACTAAGGTTGTGGCAGTGACTGCTGGGGCTTCTACAGCTAGTGTAGTTCAAAATGATGTAATCAAATTTTTAGAAACAATTTAA
- a CDS encoding Nif3-like dinuclear metal center hexameric protein: MSKVKINNLINYLKDLFPQSNAAEWDKVGFQIEDVYNLPSQDEVENVLVCMDLTKDALKKAIDKKVNFIITRHPFFFLEKEEELKNPAKKEIFDQLVENQIQVYSIHTNYESSPDNNLMDLIETQFNINENQKVGEFLEGNKIKLLREISLKEVIEKMKFIFGKETTLLTRNSNLENQIKTIYITPGSGASTMVYLHLKDTVFITGEAKWSEWLYADQNNVDMLVLGHYMENHFIDDIESKINKTFNGEINVYTFDIKNPFKYV; the protein is encoded by the coding sequence ATGTCAAAAGTTAAAATTAATAATCTTATAAATTATTTAAAAGATTTATTTCCACAATCTAATGCCGCTGAGTGAGATAAAGTAGGTTTTCAAATTGAAGATGTATATAATTTGCCAAGTCAAGATGAAGTTGAAAATGTTTTGGTTTGTATGGATCTAACTAAGGACGCTCTAAAAAAAGCAATTGACAAAAAAGTTAACTTTATAATCACAAGACATCCTTTCTTCTTTTTAGAAAAAGAAGAGGAGTTAAAGAATCCTGCAAAAAAAGAAATTTTTGATCAATTAGTAGAAAATCAAATTCAAGTTTATTCTATACATACAAATTATGAAAGTAGTCCAGATAATAACTTGATGGATTTGATTGAGACTCAGTTTAATATTAATGAAAATCAAAAAGTAGGTGAGTTTTTAGAAGGAAATAAAATAAAACTACTTAGAGAAATCAGTTTAAAAGAAGTTATTGAAAAAATGAAATTTATATTTGGCAAAGAAACAACTCTTCTAACTAGAAACTCAAATCTTGAAAATCAAATAAAAACAATTTATATAACCCCAGGTAGTGGAGCAAGTACAATGGTATATCTTCATTTAAAAGATACAGTTTTTATAACAGGTGAAGCAAAATGAAGCGAATGACTATATGCTGATCAAAATAATGTAGATATGTTAGTTTTAGGTCACTATATGGAAAATCATTTTATTGATGACATAGAAAGCAAAATTAATAAAACTTTTAATGGTGAGATAAATGTATATACTTTTGATATAAAAAATCCCTTTAAATATGTTTAA
- a CDS encoding class I SAM-dependent methyltransferase yields MENKYLKYSSLFYNDTKPPGTSVDGDLEFYKNLLLPIEGKILEAGVGNGRLLIPFLKYKMDIEGIDKSDEMIDLCNENLNINNLSAKIIKQDLCDYIKQDYYEFIIMPNASFCLIESYEKAIKVLKNFYCNLIKDGKLAIDLIWPNDFHKGYKHEMIHNLKNKKLKVINYSKEIDWLYQFTINEIDYFYEDKHVENQKIKISWYGVNEFKNMLKSIGFVDIEVVINYNFKSLINIKTITFIAKK; encoded by the coding sequence ATGGAAAATAAGTACTTAAAATATAGTAGTTTATTTTATAATGACACAAAACCTCCTGGAACAAGTGTTGATGGAGATTTGGAATTTTATAAAAACCTTTTATTACCTATTGAAGGAAAAATTTTAGAAGCAGGGGTAGGTAATGGGAGGTTATTGATACCATTTTTAAAGTATAAAATGGATATAGAAGGTATTGATAAATCAGATGAAATGATAGACTTGTGTAACGAGAATCTAAACATAAATAACCTTTCTGCAAAAATAATTAAGCAAGATTTATGTGACTATATAAAACAAGATTATTATGAATTTATAATTATGCCTAATGCAAGTTTTTGTTTAATAGAAAGTTATGAAAAAGCTATAAAAGTTTTAAAAAATTTTTATTGCAATTTAATAAAAGATGGAAAGTTAGCTATTGACCTTATCTGACCAAATGATTTTCATAAAGGTTATAAACATGAAATGATTCATAATCTAAAAAATAAAAAATTAAAAGTTATTAATTATAGTAAAGAAATTGATTGATTGTATCAATTCACCATTAATGAAATAGATTATTTCTATGAAGATAAACATGTAGAAAATCAAAAAATAAAAATAAGTTGATACGGAGTTAATGAGTTTAAAAATATGCTAAAGAGTATTGGATTTGTAGATATTGAAGTAGTAATAAACTATAACTTTAAAAGTTTAATAAATATCAAAACTATAACTTTTATAGCTAAAAAATAA
- a CDS encoding nicotinate-nucleotide adenylyltransferase translates to MMKKVAIFGGSFDPIHTDHVNIIKTCHYKLGFDEVWVLPAYVNPFKTISSSSVTQRLEMIEIAIKGLDFVRVETFEIRKTERSYTYDTVCHFLKKYPNINFSFIMGSDQLDTFEKWDHFSDLIKIIDFKIFLRTDVINEDIVKKYNLETFEFDNNHLSSTKIRNLIDIKLQIKEVNDYINNSLMYVYERIESKMDQDRYYHSLNVGQEALLLAKLNNYNLNKALLAGTLHDIAKRWSFEDTKQIIESYDKSLMLEPKPVLHSFAGAFHLKRDWLFDDQDIINAVFKHTVADKEMSVLDMIVFCADKISVERNYPDVERLRALVRSDLKLGFIELLKNQYEVSIAKNDDKTIGEKLLIAYNHWVKGNK, encoded by the coding sequence ATAATGAAAAAAGTTGCTATATTTGGAGGTTCTTTTGATCCTATTCATACCGACCATGTTAACATTATTAAAACTTGTCATTACAAACTAGGTTTTGATGAAGTTTGGGTTCTACCTGCATATGTAAATCCTTTTAAAACAATATCTTCTTCTAGTGTTACACAAAGGCTTGAAATGATAGAGATTGCAATTAAAGGATTAGATTTTGTTAGAGTAGAAACATTTGAAATTAGAAAAACTGAACGAAGCTACACTTATGATACTGTCTGTCATTTTTTAAAAAAATACCCTAATATAAATTTTAGTTTTATTATGGGATCTGATCAATTGGATACGTTTGAAAAATGAGATCACTTTAGTGACTTGATAAAAATAATTGATTTTAAAATTTTTCTTAGAACTGATGTAATAAATGAAGATATTGTAAAAAAATATAATTTAGAAACATTTGAGTTTGATAATAATCATCTTAGTTCAACAAAAATAAGAAACCTTATAGATATTAAACTTCAAATAAAAGAAGTAAATGATTATATAAATAATTCTCTTATGTATGTTTATGAAAGAATAGAATCAAAAATGGATCAAGATAGATATTATCATTCACTAAATGTTGGACAAGAAGCGCTATTGTTGGCAAAGTTAAATAATTATAATTTAAATAAGGCTTTGTTAGCTGGAACTTTACATGATATTGCAAAAAGATGAAGTTTTGAAGATACAAAACAAATAATTGAAAGTTATGATAAATCACTAATGCTAGAACCAAAACCGGTTTTACACTCATTTGCAGGTGCTTTTCATTTAAAAAGGGATTGACTTTTTGATGATCAAGATATTATAAATGCAGTTTTTAAACATACGGTAGCAGACAAAGAAATGAGTGTTCTTGATATGATAGTATTTTGTGCAGATAAAATATCGGTTGAAAGAAATTATCCTGATGTTGAAAGATTGAGAGCCTTAGTAAGATCTGATTTAAAACTTGGTTTTATTGAGTTGTTAAAAAATCAGTATGAAGTCTCAATCGCTAAGAATGATGATAAAACTATTGGAGAAAAACTACTTATTGCCTATAATCATTGAGTGAAAGGTAACAAATAA
- a CDS encoding J domain-containing protein, with product MGRFNKEWVNELLSNNPAYTLRANKLFDYRDLFWYPENISEEHSDNFKGNVDNLVLSSIRGQYNWTLGKSFYPLNTRNEVSKYKINIQGNEFNLKLYPSYIEDDQLDDWLYQTIKYTYSRNLFKTSFFKYCRYLAYTINQNVKRFNHFYQIDLFKDKFFVLTVLKLSQELTSFFVSKLSTAVNMNFEGKENEKIIIDIIEMGKPYYEKYTEYLFELFEEVCQLLEDISSLNKLNNKDSFANILGSNASFMEDSNSFFANDWTLNPNITIEQNRMFINQDFANNFDDNTNTFDYNSRNSMYKNNRENFEEFSRQNKNFYQGSEDNATDFRNSKDLKNEYYYWEDWWKEAYKNNSSNQNENNYNEGDYNNQELQNALKFFNLSGNTTYEEFKKRYRELARAFHPDSGRENSQELMTLLNKYRMLLDNHFKNH from the coding sequence ATGGGTAGATTCAATAAGGAATGAGTTAATGAATTGTTATCTAATAATCCAGCTTATACTTTAAGAGCTAATAAATTATTTGATTATCGAGATTTATTTTGATATCCCGAAAATATTTCTGAAGAGCATTCGGATAATTTTAAAGGAAATGTAGATAATTTAGTTCTTTCGTCAATAAGAGGTCAATATAACTGAACTTTAGGAAAGTCATTTTATCCTTTAAATACAAGAAACGAAGTTTCTAAATATAAAATAAATATTCAAGGAAATGAATTTAATTTAAAGTTATATCCATCTTATATTGAAGATGATCAGCTAGATGATTGACTTTATCAAACAATTAAATATACATATAGCAGAAATCTATTTAAAACAAGCTTTTTTAAATATTGTAGATATTTAGCTTATACCATAAATCAAAATGTAAAAAGGTTCAATCATTTTTATCAAATAGATCTTTTTAAAGATAAATTTTTTGTTTTAACAGTACTAAAATTGTCACAAGAGTTAACAAGTTTTTTTGTTTCAAAATTAAGTACAGCTGTAAACATGAATTTTGAGGGAAAAGAAAATGAAAAAATCATAATAGATATAATAGAAATGGGGAAACCTTACTATGAAAAATACACAGAATATTTGTTTGAGTTATTTGAAGAAGTTTGTCAGTTATTAGAAGATATATCAAGCTTAAATAAATTAAATAATAAAGATAGTTTTGCAAACATTTTAGGTTCAAATGCAAGTTTTATGGAAGACTCAAACAGTTTTTTTGCAAATGATTGAACTTTAAATCCAAATATTACTATTGAACAAAATAGAATGTTTATAAATCAAGATTTTGCAAATAATTTTGATGATAATACAAATACATTTGATTATAATTCAAGAAATAGTATGTATAAAAACAACAGAGAAAACTTTGAAGAATTTAGTAGACAAAACAAGAATTTTTATCAAGGTTCTGAAGACAATGCAACAGATTTTAGAAATTCAAAAGATCTAAAAAATGAGTATTATTATTGAGAAGATTGATGAAAAGAAGCATATAAAAATAATAGTAGTAATCAAAATGAAAATAACTATAATGAAGGAGATTATAATAATCAAGAATTACAAAATGCACTTAAGTTTTTTAATTTAAGTGGTAACACAACCTATGAAGAATTTAAGAAAAGATATCGCGAGTTAGCAAGAGCATTTCATCCAGATAGTGGAAGGGAAAATAGTCAAGAGCTGATGACACTTTTAAATAAATATAGAATGCTTTTAGATAACCATTTCAAAAATCATTAA
- the mtnN gene encoding 5'-methylthioadenosine/S-adenosylhomocysteine nucleosidase — protein sequence MNLCILFAMIDEAQPLIYKLNPSLIIEKPFLVFKKNNIIIAISGIGISNASSCFTYIDGKFNPEIYINAGLAGCISDENNVLDVVLVDKAFYSSANTTGFGYEYGQIPKMPAFYTSDQSLSKKISQIKNFKKLNIATSDIFINNSEAVNTLIKPIKTKIEIVDMECCAFFQSAYLFNKPILAIKIISDVLTKKSNENQFNEILNKASNKISEVIYAFLKSFNVV from the coding sequence ATGAATTTATGCATTTTGTTTGCAATGATTGATGAAGCTCAACCATTAATATATAAATTGAATCCAAGTTTAATAATTGAAAAACCTTTTTTAGTGTTTAAAAAAAATAACATTATAATTGCTATAAGTGGAATTGGCATTTCAAATGCATCATCATGTTTTACTTATATTGATGGCAAGTTTAATCCAGAAATATATATAAATGCTGGTCTTGCAGGGTGTATTTCTGATGAAAATAATGTTTTAGATGTTGTTTTAGTTGATAAAGCTTTTTATAGTTCTGCCAATACAACTGGTTTTGGATATGAATACGGTCAAATTCCAAAAATGCCTGCATTTTATACATCTGACCAATCACTATCAAAAAAAATTAGTCAAATAAAAAACTTTAAAAAATTAAATATAGCCACAAGTGACATTTTTATTAATAATTCTGAAGCTGTAAATACTTTAATAAAACCGATTAAAACTAAAATTGAAATCGTTGATATGGAGTGTTGTGCTTTTTTTCAATCAGCTTACTTATTTAATAAACCGATATTAGCAATAAAAATTATAAGTGATGTTCTAACAAAAAAATCAAACGAAAATCAATTTAATGAAATTTTAAATAAAGCAAGTAATAAAATTTCAGAAGTTATCTATGCTTTTTTAAAAAGTTTCAATGTAGTTTAG
- a CDS encoding sigma-70 family RNA polymerase sigma factor, which translates to MALNLKKFETVEEFKDYLFKYLEKNDNEIAQEEVQDAINKKFPDIEEDELSNIFQELANRNVTFTDEELDEEDLESLSSIQDDDDEDDEETADELAKDFTKRKKQNAKLKEKNQSSGPVKYRVGGISNDTKIQDIIKSYFNQIGSSKILTKDEEVEYAKMLEDDDDLIKKEGRDKLITSNLKLVISVARKHLNRGLDFADLIEEGNIGLMKAVDKFDYKKGFKFSTYATWWIRQAITRAIADQARTIRIPVHMVETINKLTRIERQLTQELGREPTSKEIAKKFGKGITAQKVVEIKKLSIEPVSLEKPFGDEDDTHFGDFVEDKDIASPDEYAEKEALREVIDDVFAEILQPREEKVIRMRFGILPTKLRTLVRLAKECEDETYEELKDTINELDIHYDTTIEKVQSNKKYKTKMIQLHLSKYDSPKTLEEVGKELKVTRERIRQIEAKTIRKFKPSASNPKAKVLRDFFKG; encoded by the coding sequence ATGGCATTAAATTTAAAAAAGTTTGAAACAGTTGAGGAATTTAAAGATTATCTATTTAAATATCTTGAAAAAAATGATAATGAAATAGCGCAAGAAGAAGTCCAGGATGCAATAAATAAAAAGTTTCCAGATATTGAAGAAGATGAACTATCTAACATTTTTCAAGAGTTAGCTAATAGAAATGTTACATTCACTGATGAAGAATTAGATGAAGAAGATTTGGAAAGTTTAAGTAGCATCCAAGATGATGATGACGAAGATGATGAAGAAACTGCAGATGAGTTAGCAAAAGATTTTACAAAACGTAAAAAACAAAATGCTAAGCTAAAAGAAAAAAATCAAAGCTCTGGGCCTGTTAAATACAGGGTTGGTGGAATTAGTAATGATACAAAAATACAAGACATTATTAAATCTTATTTTAATCAAATTGGATCTTCAAAAATTTTAACTAAAGATGAAGAGGTTGAATATGCTAAAATGCTTGAAGATGATGATGACTTAATCAAAAAAGAGGGAAGAGATAAGTTAATCACTTCCAATTTAAAATTGGTTATATCTGTTGCTAGAAAACATTTAAATCGTGGTTTAGATTTTGCAGATTTAATTGAAGAAGGAAACATTGGTTTAATGAAAGCAGTAGATAAGTTTGATTATAAAAAAGGTTTTAAATTTTCTACATATGCAACTTGATGAATTCGTCAAGCAATAACAAGAGCAATAGCAGACCAAGCAAGAACAATTCGTATTCCTGTGCATATGGTTGAAACAATTAATAAGTTAACAAGAATAGAAAGACAATTAACTCAAGAATTAGGTCGTGAACCCACTTCGAAAGAAATTGCAAAAAAATTTGGTAAAGGTATAACTGCACAAAAAGTGGTTGAAATTAAAAAACTTTCAATTGAACCTGTAAGTTTAGAAAAACCATTTGGAGATGAAGATGATACTCATTTTGGTGATTTTGTTGAAGATAAAGACATAGCATCACCAGACGAATATGCTGAAAAAGAAGCTTTAAGAGAAGTTATAGATGATGTTTTTGCAGAAATTTTACAACCAAGAGAAGAAAAGGTTATAAGAATGAGATTTGGTATTTTACCTACAAAATTAAGAACATTGGTAAGATTGGCAAAAGAGTGTGAAGATGAAACTTATGAAGAGCTAAAAGATACAATAAATGAGTTAGATATTCATTATGATACAACTATTGAAAAGGTTCAATCAAATAAAAAATACAAAACAAAAATGATACAGTTGCATTTATCTAAATATGATTCACCTAAAACTTTAGAAGAAGTTGGTAAAGAACTAAAAGTTACAAGAGAAAGAATTCGTCAAATTGAAGCAAAAACTATTAGAAAATTTAAACCATCTGCTTCAAACCCAAAAGCAAAAGTATTAAGAGACTTCTTTAAAGGGTAG
- a CDS encoding HAD family hydrolase encodes MGLPYVGCDLDGTIVKNSDFTMLDKTVEDINFYQEKSNNKFFIVTGRLYETSKLYIHKLNVKLPVVLSNGATIIDPTTKEVLYENQLPINTCETILDYAIENNIELIFYSATEFVSLKGAERAIYFENTYAHLEKQFRPVIKYFDNLQDLRKYAINAKHKPVKFLFSFPEKGSEEIVEKTKSLLTKLNLYFPITNMSERILIDALDNSCNKANALKKIAKILKVDVKEIHTIGDNNNDLEMVEQSNNGCTLQNGVEPLKKIAKHVLDSIDNNGVGKYLRDLVNNK; translated from the coding sequence ATGGGATTACCTTATGTAGGCTGTGATTTGGATGGAACAATTGTTAAAAACTCAGACTTTACAATGTTGGATAAAACAGTTGAAGATATAAATTTTTATCAAGAAAAAAGTAATAATAAGTTTTTTATTGTTACAGGAAGATTATATGAAACTAGCAAATTATATATACATAAATTGAATGTAAAATTACCAGTAGTTTTAAGCAATGGAGCTACAATAATTGACCCAACAACAAAAGAGGTTTTATATGAAAATCAATTGCCTATAAATACATGCGAAACTATACTAGATTATGCAATTGAAAATAATATTGAACTTATTTTTTATTCAGCAACGGAATTTGTAAGTTTAAAAGGAGCTGAAAGAGCAATATATTTTGAAAATACTTATGCTCATTTAGAAAAACAATTTAGACCTGTTATAAAATACTTTGATAATCTTCAAGATTTACGAAAATATGCTATAAATGCAAAACACAAACCTGTCAAGTTTTTGTTTTCTTTTCCAGAAAAAGGTAGTGAAGAAATTGTAGAAAAAACAAAATCTTTATTAACAAAATTGAACTTATATTTTCCAATAACAAATATGAGTGAAAGAATATTGATTGATGCATTAGATAATTCTTGTAATAAAGCAAATGCATTAAAAAAAATAGCTAAAATTCTTAAAGTGGATGTTAAAGAAATTCACACAATTGGAGATAATAATAATGATTTAGAAATGGTAGAACAATCTAATAACGGCTGTACTCTTCAAAATGGTGTAGAACCGCTTAAAAAAATCGCAAAACATGTTTTAGATAGCATTGACAATAATGGTGTTGGTAAATATCTAAGGGATTTAGTTAATAATAAATAA
- a CDS encoding tRNA (adenine(22)-N(1))-methyltransferase produces the protein MSFLTPRLFAITGMISDGETVADIGTDHGYIAIYLAKDNKANKIFATDIAEQPLNVAKNNINSFGVSEKIETILADGISWVKEKNVKISSCIIAGMGSNTVLQILKEDNDNIDCYVISSNTNAESIRLWVKKKKYFIESETLVKDNGLIYEIFKINKFAGHKVKSKKDIIFGPIIIKNPKNSLFIEKWLNEEQKLVTLISKIPKSEVKYKQFTKRRKFIAKMLKKEKTINVKS, from the coding sequence ATGAGTTTTTTAACGCCCAGACTTTTTGCTATAACGGGTATGATTTCTGACGGAGAAACAGTAGCAGATATTGGAACAGATCACGGTTATATTGCAATTTATCTTGCAAAAGATAATAAAGCAAACAAAATTTTTGCAACCGATATTGCAGAACAACCATTAAATGTTGCCAAAAATAATATCAATAGCTTTGGAGTTAGTGAAAAGATTGAGACCATTTTAGCTGATGGAATATCTTGAGTCAAAGAAAAAAATGTGAAGATTAGTTCATGTATAATTGCTGGAATGGGCTCAAACACTGTATTGCAAATTCTTAAAGAAGATAATGATAATATTGATTGTTATGTTATTTCATCAAATACAAATGCTGAATCCATTAGACTATGGGTTAAGAAAAAAAAGTATTTTATAGAGAGCGAAACATTAGTTAAAGATAATGGATTAATTTATGAAATTTTTAAAATTAATAAATTTGCCGGTCATAAAGTGAAGAGTAAAAAAGATATAATTTTTGGACCCATAATAATAAAGAATCCTAAAAATAGTTTATTTATTGAAAAATGGTTAAACGAAGAACAAAAATTAGTTACTTTGATTAGCAAAATTCCTAAATCTGAAGTCAAATACAAGCAATTTACAAAACGTAGAAAGTTTATTGCCAAAATGTTAAAGAAGGAGAAAACAATTAATGTCAAAAGTTAA
- a CDS encoding UvrD-helicase domain-containing protein yields the protein MYITTDEQRKILDYINKGYNVELNSKVGTGKSTLGLIIAQSNSEKSILFLTYSQKLAVEYKILAEKENLNNIEVKSFNTFFQNSYSTDKDIKTDLDLIHLIENNTTLLDELPNYDIIIIDEAQDLDFSIYKCLTKVLAKTYKNSQLVVMGDADQNIYRFKGSDTRFLDNAQAVFKFNDREWKKAHLSKSLRLTKDITDFLNKIYYQKDYIESDISINNSFNYIVCDSADVYDLYKKLEPIFDKYKDEEIIIVTYAYRYYEQSHFSNFLNFLSSQDHLIYKQNHLDHEVSVSDYKNKIVATSVLASKGFERKVAILFDYDNEYLDYVMQDVHNKKPTNFHMVGLTRGKEKTIILNDYLSSPLRFLNKENLLKCVSTTLEDDKFNEWKEILDEPDYKYQEALKGKKYKYSVKTLLRSVLITNLKNELQGLRFYEKDLVSNYDFNEVISNISYYKQEKDNQILYTENVNILNALFFKMYYQYKKNKLDDFISKIESIFELINVENYKGELSYLLPYKERIKKFIDNYKNNDFNLMELVLIVYVFKEHKFFKLNQIQKNSWITDEQKVAAFKLYESILSDDTTFELNLELKTESIELYGVASCFDHKTKTIWDFKFTDEVSLASMLQLLVYKYIILKNENFEEYKDYQLKIFNLKKCKEMTFYLDDESIIRLVEKIISIKLENKKEIGEEQFLQKCLDWILKQ from the coding sequence ATGTATATAACAACAGATGAACAAAGAAAAATATTAGACTATATCAATAAAGGTTATAATGTTGAATTAAATTCCAAAGTCGGTACGGGTAAATCTACTCTTGGTTTGATAATTGCTCAAAGTAATTCTGAAAAAAGCATTTTGTTTTTAACATATAGTCAAAAGTTAGCAGTTGAATACAAAATATTAGCAGAAAAAGAAAATCTGAATAATATTGAAGTTAAATCATTTAATACTTTTTTTCAAAACTCTTATTCAACCGATAAGGATATAAAAACTGATTTAGATTTAATTCACTTGATTGAAAACAATACCACATTATTAGATGAATTACCTAATTATGACATAATTATAATTGATGAGGCTCAAGACCTTGATTTTTCTATTTATAAATGTTTGACTAAAGTGCTTGCTAAAACCTATAAAAACTCTCAATTAGTTGTTATGGGTGATGCTGATCAAAATATATATAGATTTAAAGGTTCTGATACAAGATTTCTTGATAATGCTCAAGCGGTATTTAAGTTTAATGATAGAGAGTGAAAAAAAGCACATTTATCAAAAAGTTTAAGGCTAACAAAAGATATTACAGATTTTTTAAATAAAATATACTATCAAAAAGATTATATTGAAAGTGATATATCTATAAATAATTCTTTTAATTATATTGTTTGTGATTCTGCAGATGTGTATGATTTATATAAAAAATTAGAACCAATTTTTGACAAATATAAAGATGAAGAAATTATAATCGTCACTTATGCATATAGATACTATGAGCAAAGTCACTTTTCAAACTTTTTAAATTTTTTATCTTCTCAAGACCATTTAATATATAAACAAAATCATCTAGATCATGAAGTAAGTGTGAGTGATTATAAAAATAAAATTGTAGCTACATCTGTGCTAGCTTCAAAAGGTTTTGAAAGAAAAGTAGCAATTTTATTTGATTATGATAATGAGTATCTGGACTATGTTATGCAAGATGTGCATAATAAAAAACCAACCAACTTTCATATGGTAGGACTTACTAGAGGTAAGGAAAAAACTATAATATTAAATGATTATTTGTCTAGTCCTTTGCGTTTTTTAAACAAAGAAAATCTTTTGAAATGTGTGTCTACTACATTAGAAGATGACAAGTTTAATGAATGAAAAGAAATATTAGATGAACCAGACTATAAATATCAAGAAGCTTTAAAAGGTAAAAAATATAAATATAGTGTTAAAACACTACTTAGGAGTGTATTGATAACTAATTTAAAAAATGAGTTGCAAGGTCTTAGGTTTTATGAAAAAGATCTTGTTTCTAATTATGATTTTAATGAAGTTATAAGCAATATAAGTTACTACAAACAAGAAAAAGATAATCAAATTCTTTATACAGAAAACGTTAATATTTTAAATGCTTTATTTTTCAAGATGTATTATCAATATAAAAAAAATAAACTTGATGATTTTATATCTAAAATTGAAAGCATATTTGAATTGATAAATGTTGAAAACTACAAAGGGGAATTAAGTTATCTATTACCATATAAAGAGCGTATAAAAAAATTTATTGATAATTACAAAAATAATGACTTTAACTTAATGGAGTTAGTTTTAATAGTGTATGTTTTTAAAGAACATAAATTTTTTAAATTAAATCAAATACAAAAAAATAGTTGAATTACTGATGAACAAAAAGTTGCAGCATTTAAATTATATGAAAGTATTTTATCTGATGATACAACTTTTGAATTAAATTTGGAATTAAAAACTGAAAGTATTGAGTTATATGGTGTGGCTAGTTGTTTTGATCATAAAACCAAAACAATATGAGATTTTAAATTTACAGATGAAGTTTCATTGGCCAGTATGTTACAACTTTTAGTTTATAAATATATAATATTAAAAAATGAAAATTTTGAAGAATATAAGGATTACCAATTAAAAATATTCAATTTAAAAAAATGTAAAGAAATGACATTTTATTTAGATGATGAAAGTATAATACGATTGGTAGAAAAAATAATTTCAATCAAGCTCGAAAATAAAAAAGAAATTGGTGAAGAACAATTTCTACAAAAATGTCTTGATTGAATTTTGAAGCAGTAG